The genomic DNA TCCGACCTTGTCACGAGGACATCGGGGCAGGCCATACGCCGGAGGATCGAGCGGGACATCGAAAATGAAAAAGACGGCGAGGTCATCGCCCTCGATTTCTCGAAGATCGGGATAATTGATTACTCCTGCGCGGATGAAATAATCGCAAAGCTCATCACACGTTTGCTCGGTAACGAATACGGCGATAAATATGTCCTCCTCACCGGTCTCAGCGACAACCAGAAGGAGAATATTGAAGTCGCCCTTGAGAGGAAGGACCTGGCTGTGGCGGCTGAAATGAGAGACGGGGAAAGGGTCCTGCTTGGAAACCTCCACAATTACCTCCAGGACACACTCGACGCGATCCGAAAAAAGGGGAAGCTGACCGCAAAGGAACTCTCCGAAATGAAAAATATCGAGGCCAACACAAGCGGCACTCGCCTGCTGAACCTCCACAAGAAAAGACTGGTCAGAAAGGTCGACGAGATCAAAAACGGCGCAAGGGTGTGGGTGTATGAGAGGCTGTGAGGGGAAAGGAAATATTTAAATGAAACTTAAACTGACGATTGATATTTTGATTAAAGAAGCAAAAGCGTTTTGCGAGGTTGAATCAACATTTGGTAACCGCGATTTATTCGGGATAACTGACGGCAAGGCTGTAGGCACTTTTATAGAGCACAAGTTTCACAATTATCTTTTATTGAAATATAAATATCCGGTTGGTTCTTCCGCAAACGGCATTGACATGCCTTCTGAAGATATAAATACAGACATTAAAGTCACCTCTTTTAAACAGCCTCAATCATCATGCCCCTTCAAAAATGCAAGGCAAAAGATATATGGACTCGGCTACAATCTACTAATATTTGTTTATGAGAAGAATGATGACCCGAAAAAGAAAGTAGCAAGATTAAACTTTGTAAGCTGCTCGTTTATCCATAAAAACCGCACTGCTGATTATCAACTAACACGCACTATCCGCCAAATGCTTGAGAATGATGCTAATGCAGAAGATATAACTGCGTATCTGACAGACCGTAATTTGCCGGCTGATGAAATTACCATGAATAAATTGGCACAGGAAATATTAGCTAACCCGCCTGAGCAAGGGTACTTGACTATATCAAACGCGCTACAGTGGCGGTTACAGTACGGAAGGGTCGTAGATTTAAATGAGAATGTTCAGGGGATAGTTAAAATAGTCAGCAAAGCAGGGAGTTGATAAAGATGCAGTCGGCGATAAGACATCTACATCCTGAAACGGTCCAATACCTTAAAGCAAGGTTGGGCGATATATCGGATTTTAATATTGCTAATAAATTATTAGTCGATATTTCAGGCATTGATATGTTTTTCAGAAATCAAGTGGACTTTCTTACAACGATGGAACTCCTTAAGCCGTGCTTTGCAGTTTCTGAGGAGACTGATAGACGTGAATATGGAGATTTTCAGACACCGCTTGAATTGGCAGACTCAATATGTTCGCATCTGGCTATGGAAAATATATCGCCGGATGTAATAATTGAACCCACTTTCGGCAAAGGCTCGTTCCTGCTTTCAGCCGTCAAGTTTTTTGGCGAAGTAAAAGAAATCTACGGGGTCGAAATCCACGAGCCATACTATTGGCAGACTAAATTCAGCATCCTTGAATATTTTATAAACAACCGGAAACAGAACAAGCCAAAGATATTTCTCTACCACAATAATGTTTTTCAATTTGATTTTGGCACGCTTGAAAAATCCATCGGCAGGCATAATGTTTTGATATTAGGCAATCCGCCGTGGGTGACTAATTCCGAATTGGGAAGCCTGGATGCGCACAATCTTCCCGGCAAAAGCAATTTCAAAGCGCTCAATGGACTTGACGCTATCACCGGCAAGGGGAATTTCGATATCTGTGAATACATCATCCTGATGATGATCAAGTTGTTTTCAAAGTATAACGGACATATGGCGATGCTGACAAAGAATGCTGTGATTAAAAACCTGATCTACGATTTGCCGAAGATGCACTACAACATTCACAATTCATCTGCCCTGAGAATTAATGCCAAAGAACACTTTGACGCAGCTGTAGAGGCCTCGTTATTCAAATGCAGCTTTGGCAGGGATGATAACCAATCCGCTTTTTTGTGCAAGGTCTCAATGCTTGCCTCTCCAAATGTTGTTGAAAATACATTCGGGTGGGTCAGGGACAAATTCGTTTCCGATATGAATTCTTACGGAGCGTATAAAAAATATGACGGCGTTTCTCGATACATATGGAGGCAGGGGATAAAACACGACTGCTCAAAGATCATGGAGCTTGACGCGCTGCAAAATAATAAATATCGCAACGGCTTAGGACAGGAAGCGGATATCGAAGATGAACTGATATACGGATTGATTAAAAGCTCGGATTTGAATTCCCCGGTAATAACGCAGCTCAGGAAATATGTAATCGTAACGCAGCGAATGATCGGCGAAAGCACAGCGGCTATAGAATATAAGTCCCCGAAGCTTTATCAATACTTGCTACAGAACAAACATTTATTTGACCAGAGGAAATCAAGCATTTATAAAAACAAGCCGCTGTTTTCAATATTTGGAGTGGGAGAGTATTCTTTTAAACCATATAAAGTTGCGATCTCCGGTCTTTATAAACGCTCATCATTTTCGCTGATATTGCCTGTGAACGGCAAGCCTCTTATGCTGGATGATACATGCTATCATCTGGGCTTTGACAACATCACAGAAGCTGTTTTTGTTTGGGCTGTTTTGAACAGCGCACATGTTCAGGAACTGCTTGCTTCAATAACTTTCCTGGATGCCAAACGACCGTATACAAAAGATGTCTTAATGAGACTCGATATCAATCAGGTTGCTTGTGACATGACTTATGAAGAAATCGCTGCGCGGATTGAGTCATTAGACAAGACAATGTTAGTTAATGTTAATGAAGACAAATGGATTACCTTTCGTGAACAGTTTGCTGATGTAAAAGACAAAGAAGGAAATCAGCCGTCTTTGTTTGCATGTCAGGTTTTAATTCCCTTGCCCCTTGCGGGAGAGGGTTAGGGTGAGATTTTTTAATGATTCAAAAAGGAGGTTTTATGGCAACGAACAAACCATATGGAGACAATCACAGACAAGGCGCAATAAGAGACCGTTCACAGGTTCACAATCCTCACAATGACCGATGGGTGAAGAGAGATACCGATACCGGAAGATTCATTGACCAAAAGGCGGATAAGGGAACGTTTAAAGGGGTGAGGAAGGAAAGGTAGAAAAAAGAGCAATGGCAAAACCTCGTACAACATCATTTACTGAAGAATTTGAACCAATATTAATCAGTGCATGGAATCGGTATGCTGACAGAATTGACAAAAAATTGCTTGAAAAAACAAGAGCAGCAATTACCAATATTAGAAGAGTATATCGGTTTAAAGAAAAATATCCATCAAGCATCAACTTTCGGCAGCCTAAATATAGGGCAGGATATCTTGCCGCATTTGGTCAACGACATGCTTATCTTCCATATTGGCATTTAAAAAAAATAAGAGAATACAATAGAGA from Nitrospirota bacterium includes the following:
- a CDS encoding STAS-like domain-containing protein, producing MQTYNIYKLLKEELKNGSSDLVTRTSGQAIRRRIERDIENEKDGEVIALDFSKIGIIDYSCADEIIAKLITRLLGNEYGDKYVLLTGLSDNQKENIEVALERKDLAVAAEMRDGERVLLGNLHNYLQDTLDAIRKKGKLTAKELSEMKNIEANTSGTRLLNLHKKRLVRKVDEIKNGARVWVYERL
- a CDS encoding restriction endonuclease, giving the protein MKLKLTIDILIKEAKAFCEVESTFGNRDLFGITDGKAVGTFIEHKFHNYLLLKYKYPVGSSANGIDMPSEDINTDIKVTSFKQPQSSCPFKNARQKIYGLGYNLLIFVYEKNDDPKKKVARLNFVSCSFIHKNRTADYQLTRTIRQMLENDANAEDITAYLTDRNLPADEITMNKLAQEILANPPEQGYLTISNALQWRLQYGRVVDLNENVQGIVKIVSKAGS
- a CDS encoding N-6 DNA methylase, translated to MQSAIRHLHPETVQYLKARLGDISDFNIANKLLVDISGIDMFFRNQVDFLTTMELLKPCFAVSEETDRREYGDFQTPLELADSICSHLAMENISPDVIIEPTFGKGSFLLSAVKFFGEVKEIYGVEIHEPYYWQTKFSILEYFINNRKQNKPKIFLYHNNVFQFDFGTLEKSIGRHNVLILGNPPWVTNSELGSLDAHNLPGKSNFKALNGLDAITGKGNFDICEYIILMMIKLFSKYNGHMAMLTKNAVIKNLIYDLPKMHYNIHNSSALRINAKEHFDAAVEASLFKCSFGRDDNQSAFLCKVSMLASPNVVENTFGWVRDKFVSDMNSYGAYKKYDGVSRYIWRQGIKHDCSKIMELDALQNNKYRNGLGQEADIEDELIYGLIKSSDLNSPVITQLRKYVIVTQRMIGESTAAIEYKSPKLYQYLLQNKHLFDQRKSSIYKNKPLFSIFGVGEYSFKPYKVAISGLYKRSSFSLILPVNGKPLMLDDTCYHLGFDNITEAVFVWAVLNSAHVQELLASITFLDAKRPYTKDVLMRLDINQVACDMTYEEIAARIESLDKTMLVNVNEDKWITFREQFADVKDKEGNQPSLFACQVLIPLPLAGEG